TTGTAAGGCCTCTTACAGCAGTATTTATCTACTAATAAGTCTATTCTGGCTTCATACCCATTCACAGTTCCTATATCGTATTTATCCTTGGCAAAAAccgatttatatttttgtattaatttataaattttttcccttttatcttcttctaaatgatttacttttatttcaaattccttttctttaatatgttcattaaaattaatcttatattCCTTTACATATTCTTtactttcatttttttcttgtatatcTCTTCctcttgttttatgttttcttgacgtaagtattgtttttgagttatttttaactccTCATTTTGTATCAACTCGTATGCCTTTATCATGTCTAAtcctattaaaaaatcatatttgaaaTTTGGTTCATCAATGAcgtaaacatttacattttcttctttttcgaaaatttttatttttagatttgtcAAACCACTGGTCTTCTTCACACCATTAATTGTAACTAAATTTTCttcatttgcattatttttcttggtttttaattttaataatttggaaTTAATGAGAGAAACATTCGAACCTGAATCATATACTCCATATATTtccaatttatcatttattagtaGTTTGACTCTTATTAATGGTGTtactattagtttttttgttcgtTTTCATTTAACTCTGCTTCAATCACTGAATTATTCACATGCCTTATAGATTTTCTATCAAATGTATTGTCATCTTTAACCTTAAACCAGCATGCAGCTTCGGGGTGGTAACGAGTACCTTTATTAAGCTTTTCGCATGTTTTGCATGGAGTACGTTcctcaattttgttatttatcttttgattttcgaattttctatagaccccattcctatttttatttaccaaatgttCATACTTTCTCACTTCATTGAATAGGTCTACTGTATCCTTCATTGCTTCTCTATTTATCTTCTCCCGCACAAATCCAGGTAAACCTGCAGCAATTAAATCCACCAGCGTACCTGTATCTATTGATCTTCTCATGTCCAGAATaagtttttcctttttaatagCATAGTCCACCAATGAACCAtccttgtatttaaaaaaaagggcaTAAGTCACTTGGTTCCAGCCTTGATTCGCAAATGATTCACAGAACTTATTTTTCCATATCTGCCAGTCAGAGTTTAGTGTTAACTTTATAATCATAGAACTGTACCAATCAACACAACTTTTGTCCATGAATAGTCttagtatttcaatttttttctcaTCTTCCAAAATGTCAAAACGTAAACattctttttcaaaaatatcaatcCATTGGTTTGGGTTTGTATTTTTACTTGTAAATTTTTCAATCACAAACTTCTCTGCAATATATTTTAGATTCTGTTTTTTTTGATCTTGCGTGTTCTCAAtcaattttgcaaataatttttccaatgaatctgtatttttttctaatcctCCAGATGTTTGCTTTTGTTCAATTTCTTCTAGATATTGCTCTCCAAATTGTAAATTACCATCTTCATCTATGTATACTTTTCTTAGTTCATCTGACATTGTCATCCAAACTTTTCTCGTTTGATGTCTtttctttaaactatttttcacTTTATTATACGCAGCTGTCTTTATTAACTCTTTATGAAGACTAACAGACTGTAGTTCTTCCGgtataacaaacactttttcatcttttgttgttattgagGTTACACAACAGACATTTGATTTCCCATCACTCGCTGGCATTAAAGCAAATTCGAAACGTAGCTGATccatattttgctttatttatttaggtatttcaataaacaagattgtcgttttataagattattctctaattataggtttgaagaataaacttgcgttgctctgtaaatgaagaattttatttttacacattttataacaaaaataacatcttaaaacttacattgattcatttacaagtgcataacaaaatcaaaatcaacctgtaaatgaagaaacgacaattaaagtttattcttagatatctctttcttcacaattgtgagttacattttaaataaagaaatatttaactaaaataacatccatcttttctttaatagaaaaataatcttgacacccaatgtcacatttaccacaaacaaaatagtttcataaaataaaataaaataggtttcattcaaactaaaaattaaagaaaatagtatagtattttactttacatctatactccgttagagcgttttctttgtactaaaagttgtattatgttatatttttcattgctttttactattttgtaaaaacaaatttccaatgaattaaaacaataacatgaactgaacaattgtaattacaccattgcgcgatcaacgccatctatctacggagtataggaacagcccgacatagttcaattccgtactataagtacgaaattgaacaatagatggcgctgtatgtccggaatattttttttatttttatttttttttttattttttttttatttttatatttatttttattttttttttttttttttttatttttatatttatttattttttttttttatttttattattttatttttttttttattttatttttattttatttttatttttttttttattttattttttttttatttttatttttatttttatttttatttttattttattttatttttattttattttatttttatttttatttttatttttatttttatttttatttttatttttatttttattgttatttttatttttattttatttttattttatttttattttatttttattttatttttattttatttttattttatttttattttatttttatttttatttttatttttatttttgtttttatttttatttttattttatttttattttatttttattttattttatttttattttatttttatttttatttttatttttatttttattttatttttatttttattttatttttatttaatttttattttatttttattttatttttatttttatttttattttatttttattttattttatttttattttatttttgtttttattttatttttatttttattttatttttattttatttttgttttatttttattttatttttattttatttttattttattttttgatttttgaaataaaaatatatctatgtcctttctaaggttctaaactatatctgtaccaaatttcaaccaaatccgtcaaatagttgcggagattaatggtataagcatagaatgttcgacgtgattctttaatttgacataacttttttatttatgaaccgattgacatgaaacaaacactaaatgtaaatttaagcatcccacaatatattcgtgaaaaccgcatccaactcagatcagccgtttctgagattagcgcgcacagacgaacagacaaacagacaaacagacaaacagacaaacagacaaacagacaaacagacaaaaaaaaagttaattacatttttgggttcgacatcgacataacaataacccctgctattttttttatttttattttcaatgtacagacagcacttttctacgattttattatatgtatatatatgtaccaGGTAGAAGATGCCCTCGCTGGCGTTGGAGACGAGCGCCATGCCGTTGTCCCAGGCGCAGTGCGTGGAGCCGTTCCGTGTCGCGTACCCACACACGTACGACGTGGGCTGGCTGTTCCTGGTCGGTAGCTGCCAACAGACACTCCATGTTTCATGAGGAACACTATCGTGGTGGACTTAGGTAGACAGGATAGATGCAACAAAGGCAAAGGCTCATATTAAGCATCAGCTCAGGCCGCGCAAGCACCCATTACGGGCTTATGCCCAATAGACTTATGATGACCCCGCTCGTAGAAGGCATCGAGGAAGCAACACCTTGACAGAAGCTACAGGCCGTCCTTTGGGGCCACGGGTGTATAGAGGAGGGACCGTAGACTTCAGGGAAGACGgcagcacagtggtcacgtgctacCGTGCATCTTGCACAGCGAGGCTCAAGGGAGACGCACGTCTTCCAAGGATGCCGTGACAAGCGCCGCACAGTGGGGGCTTCcgagcaggtctattagaggacccggtgccccttacaggtgcagAGGGTGCCCACCGGGgtagttttagtgaggtaaaaatcccacaatccctagtcttttatccccagaaagctaggcaCCTTTGATGgttcccccgtcatcaaaaaaaggcTTATGATGACAAATAAAGAACATCAGCATTAGTCCAACACGTTGAGGACAGAGGAATGATGTATCAACTGCAATCACTTACGCCGACTCTGTTGTAGAACTCATCGCAGACGCTCTCGTCCAGGTACTGTATCTTGTAAATAACTTTCTGTAACACGCGGTTCTCTGGAAAACATAGAATGGAATCAGATTCATGTAAGGAAATAAAAGCGTAACGTTATGACGTCAGGTCATGGTCACTTACCATCTGTAAACCCAGTGAGGTACAGGAACTTAGACGATTGATGAGGAGCAGACGATGAGGGGCTCGGCAGACATATTGGATTCAACGGAACTGCAATGTAATCACATTATTATCCGTATAGCATTTAAACTAATTGAAATACACGTGAACTAATGTCCTAATGTAGGAaagcacgaagcgcttcgcttcaagctccTTGTACGAAATGGTAAGGAGTGGACTTCTTtgctggagtctgtgtttcctgatgggtggAACCTGGGTATATTCAAGGCTCGAGTGAATGAGTGAAAGAGCTTGCTTATGCTCCACCGTAGACCGCattatcgcttaccaccaggcgagatagtggccaaacgtcgaccaatcaaatctatactaatattataaagctgaagagtttgtttgtttgtttgtttgtttgaacgcgctaatctccggaactactggtccgatttgaataattatttttgtgttgaatagtgcatttatcgaggaaggctataggctataaaacatcacgctatgaccaataggagtcaAGCAGAGCGTGTGAAACCGcggggaagtagctagtataaaataaaaataggaaggCTCAACCAGTTCATCATCAGTAGCcaacattatcatcatcagcccttTGCCTGAGCATATACTGGTCCAATAGCACCTCATCGCTGAGCTCGCGCTGAAGGTGGTATTGGAATTTGAACCACAACTTAAGGAGATAGAGTTGAAACTCACAGTCGGTCACATCCTCGACATCCAGTTCGACTATGGCGATGGTGTTGACGGTGGTGTACTCGTACTCCGGGTGCGTGGAGTAGGACTTGGCCGGGGCCGTCCACTCCACGCCCTTCGCAGGCATGAACATCGCCTTGGTGTTTGACCTGGTGGAGCAGATATATcaactactagctacttccgcgcggtttcacccgctctgcttggcttctattggtcatagcgtgatgttttatagcctatagccttcctcgataaatgcactattcaacacaaaaagaattattcaaatcggaccagtagttccagagattagcgcgttcaaacaaacaaacaaacaaactcttcagctttataatattagtatagatttatgttttttattgcgctgatcgcttaccatcaggtgacccgtatgctcgtttgccacctattccataaaaaagactgTGAAAGCACTCTCTGCCAGTGACATCGAAAATTTGATGGTGACCATAGAGGCTCTCAATGATGTGTGGCAAATTACTGCAGAGAGAATACCCCCAATGTAAACAGTTCTATTTAGCTTGCccagtttgtatgtttgtttgtttgagccAATTTTATAAATGGAATTTACGCTCTTCTTACTAatagatccggagctgcggactgcctaatgggttactggggctgcggctcaaaaagcaggagtaggaacgcagtagtttttaaccgacttcaaaaaaaggaggaggttctcaattcgatcGTATACATgcttttttagtcagtaagagtctgacacacacTGAATGATTATACCCCTcacaaaaaaatgaaaaaaggcTAGTTTAGTTAAATAACTTGGCCATTGCGACCGGTGCGAGCGATCACTCACTCGAACAGATGTCGCGGTATCCTGACGACGTCGTCTGCGTTGGCCAGCACATGCTTGGCCGTCACCAGGACGATCCCAGTCAGCGCCGTCGTCACCTTCTTGTTGTCATCTGTCCACAAACCACGTTAGCCTGAATATTTTAGAGTTTAGTTCAGCCAACGAGCCAGTCTTGGGTTAAATTTCCGTGTCGGACAAAGGATTACTGgacctttttcggtttttctaaaatttctcagtattatcatggagtctggaattgtgcccagtatatggcaataggctcaccccctattacatgggacttataacataaatggtaaaaagtgggtgtacattgtatagcggcattacgtgccgtaatgtgctcctctgaACTTAACCTACCTATATGAAACCAAAAAGCAAACGATTATAAAATAAGACATTCAcagattttttgtaaatatgagcaaataaaaacttaatttcccttcaaaaagtacaaaataataaaagaaacctaatcttaaagtacctaagaatatactaataattctaaaaaaaaaatacgtcgcgttgggggaccgctccaaattatttcttacttctctacgatttttcataagtatcacatgcttggtgttaacattaaagtaaattaatgtttaagtaCTCaatataacgcagaaaatagaaatatagcggcgcgtattcatgcggtcccccaacgcgacgtattttttttttagaattattagtatattcttaggtactttaagattaggtttttttattattttttactttttaaagggaaattaagttttttatgtcgggggttttttaaatttttaatttaattttttatttcatactttttataggtaggttaggttaagttaagcttagtatattacatatgcttactataataaaatttcaattcttgttaaggtaaagattacattcaaggtcaagctcgttcgctttgattttttttttacttattaattactagtttttgtttctataagtaggctaaagattacattggtgcagattttatatttttgtattttataaaatatttaattttatttttaattttttattattatttttttatttttttttttatttttgttaatacgaaaaaatgatatctttcaatattttctttcagtgcggtttcatttgagaccccatcccagtatatttgcagaccttcggttaatctcccgcttacgttactttcaccgcccataactttaaaacggctcaaccgattttcatcaaacatgtctaaaaacactcgcacataagtcccctttaatacgaaaaaaactaaattgaaatcactgcatccgttcgggagttatgatgccacagacagacagacagacagacagacagacagacagacagacagacagacagacagacagacagacagacagacagacagacagacagacacgtcaaacttataacacccctctttttgcgtcgggggttaaaaatagcAAACGGCCTACAATGATGTTCTACTGCAAAATGCGTGCACACAAAAATGATTCTTATTACAACAATACGAAGAATTAATATCGTGAGTAAACAGAAGGTGTGAGGATATACCAACATGATTGTACTTTGAGTACTCCGAGCCAGTTGAACACTCCGGACTGTCCGAAGTTGCCCTCAGCTACTTGTGCCGTCGTTGCCTCGTCGCAGCGGGTTGCTGATGTCTCAACTGCTGGAAAAATagcccatacatacatacatacatacatgcgaTCAATAGCGATGATATAACTCCTttcctttctttttctttttaagcgttgccccacactaggactatctcctgtgtcgtgggtgcgtttacaaacatacaagttcacatacacatattacacatgacacccagacccgaaacaacaatttgtggatctcacaaagaattgctccgtgcgggaatcgaacccgctacccgttgcgcggcagccagttgcccagccaccgcgccaaccgtgtagtcgaACTCTCCAAAATATAAGTGATGTATAGAATGATAATTTCATTGAAATCGTTACAAAACAAGCCAAAAACATCACACAGCCTTAATTAGGTTTAAAGTGTAattttgtttcggcatttcttctcagagtagtcggataggaaatgccggcctcatctagctatttgaaatattgacgtgtaaaagtgttattttataatctatttacagaaataaatatcatttatcatttatttataattgattattttttgaaaacaagATGAGCGAGATTTCTAGTTTCAATTGCATGAAACATTTCATACTAgagttctcgtgggataaaataGCTATGTgatagcctatgtgttattacagaccataatctatctctattccaaatttcatcaaaatcctttcagttGCCATCCAAAtcttacaaactttcgcatttataatattagtagccATTATCTAAAAAAAATGGCTTCTAAAGCTTTGAAATGTGATGAATATGAAGGACCAACTCACCAAGGAACAGCAGTACCAGTGTGCCCGTCAGTGTGCGTCGCATGcttgcagacggatcaccggcTGGTACCACGTGCGTAGTACATCGCGGCACAGCGCCGCTCGCGGCCGACCGTGTAATTACTACAAGTCATTCATCATTAATGGTTCATTAACTACCTACTCACGTGCAGTCTAGGAGTTAGGCTgcagccttttttttttttgaggggagaaaatcatccaatgacttctctcgccttagctgagagggagtgtcagactcttactgaataaaaaccaccccgttccttcctGCTTTAcgaatcggagccccggtaaacccgctaggtagtccacagctccggatcaggcattagccctactgggtcttttttttttgagggggaatatcatccaatgacttctatcgccttaggtgagagggagtgtcagacttactgaataaaaaccaccccgttcctactcctgcttttcgaattgGAGCACCGGTAAATcttctaggtagtccgcagctccggatcaggcattagccctactgagTCTGTTGCCTCTTTGAGGCATTTATTTTTCAAGGTACCACCAACTTCATTGTTTATTTCACAGAATACGTGTGTGGTCTTAGTGTTAAGGGACAAAATAAACCAACACTCAGTGGGCGAGTCCTTGAGGTAGTCGCAGTCTTTCTTACAATGTTCCTCTGCCTAATAGAAAtacgttaaatatttataacagcCGCGGTGCGAGTAATTAGCGTGTGCCGCCATGTTGCAGACAATCGCCACTAAATCACGCTGCACTCATTTACATCGCGCCCTTCTTTGGCTGTTTAAAAACTGTTTGAGAGGAAAATTAGTTTTACTCACGACTCGTACGTCATGCGGTAGATGtgtgtaagtgtgggagagccatgcttcggcacgaatgggccggctcgaccggagtgataccacggcctcacagaaaaccgacgtgaaacaacggttgtgtttgttgtgtgagtgagagtACCGGAAGCCTAATTGCCCCCCTTtctaatcttcctaatccccgatacgcacttgtaacgcatctggtgtttcgggtgtccatgggcagcggcgtttgcttaccatcaggtgatccgtgtgctggtttaccggcttataccataaaatgtGCCATcaaatggacacccgcaacaccagaggagtcataggtgcgttgccggaaaaaaggagtatgctcttttcttgaaggtatTTTGTAATTTGACTTCATTGTTGGTGTGATGGCTGGGCAGCCGGCTGCCGCGAAAAGTGTAtaagaacaactctttgtgtgatccacaaattgttgtttcgagtctggggtcttgtgtatgtgaacttgtatgtttgtatactcacccacgacacaggagaaaatgctagagTGGGACAAcgccttttaataaaaaaaaaaagtaattttaaacataataatgttattatagtcATGCAAACAAGTAAACTCTCCATCTCCATCACATCAATAAAGACTAAGTAATCTCCATGATTTGCCTGCCCTTTGTGCGCGTACCATGGATCCGAATCATTACCTCACATCCGTTCCTACTTACGATAGCAATCACAGGCGGTCAGTATCGACACTGCATCGCGACGGCAAATTGcatattgttatattgttactaATGTAAAATTGTACGTACTGAAGTGAGtatcactgcctcgttggtcgagactgcctcgttggtcgagtggtcgcaagtgcgactgtcgggcaaggggtctcgggttcgattcccgggtcgggcgaagtattactggacttttttcgaaaatttctcagtgatagcacggagtctggaattgtgcccagtatatggcaataggctcaccccctattacacattgtatagcggcattacgtgccgtaatgtgcacctctggctaccccttcggggataaaaaggcgtgacgttatgttatgttatgaagtGAGTATCACGAGGAATTCTAAACTATCCTACTTCAGTCTTAACAGTTCAGTCGAAACTATTCTAAACCTTATAGTTTTGTGAcagagttgaaaatctattggtGATTGATGGGATTAGTTTGATATACATAGTCATAGATCTACTTATGTATCGTGGTGGCTAAAACGCCCGCTCCGCATGAGGGTGCAGTTTTAAAATCTACCaatagcaagtaccaatgtgacttcttacgagttatatgtactttatctaagattattaagacattgcccgcgacttcgttcgcgtggaatagtgacttccggcaaatttttggttttaaccacatagttcccgatctcgcgggaactcttcaaaaatgagatgtggaagatattccagggaactcttcaaaaatcaacataatgagctctgcgtttgaatttaatagatgtatactcacttagggcattgaaaaaatagtttaaaaacggacttaaactaacttaaaactaaagaaagctacgaattacgaatttataacaattaaaaaagaaactatattacaacctatcctctatgctataataaccaagcttaaactaaataatttaaaagaaacgacttaaatctaatctaattaaaaaaaaattagacttacaattttattaaaaaaactaactacagtaactactaataatcgatatcaaactaaacctacgttaaatagtttaaccaaaaaaccaggaaaacccaacaaataaacttattaattgacaaatacaacgaaaccaatttagaatatacgaaacagcaggaccactacagacaaataatcatacgactgataatacactttttctacgatagtaccgaagcgctcggccgatacccaaccaaatgaatgtaacgaaaccatagcgcgatctatttcgatcccaacgccatctatcgaggataaagacaacttggattatttatttatactccgttcgggcattttctttgtactaaaagtttaattatattgatattatttttttcatacctttttactatttatttacttttttcgatgaattaaaacaataacatgaaccgaagtcgtgtaacgatcgacatagaattatctatactccgttagagcattttctttgtactaa
This genomic interval from Spodoptera frugiperda isolate SF20-4 chromosome 14, AGI-APGP_CSIRO_Sfru_2.0, whole genome shotgun sequence contains the following:
- the LOC118279086 gene encoding clotting factor B isoform X2 is translated as MRRTLTGTLVLLFLVETSATRCDEATTAQVAEGNFGQSGVFNWLGVLKVQSYDNKKVTTALTGIVLVTAKHVLANADDVVRIPRHLFESNTKAMFMPAKGVEWTAPAKSYSTHPEYEYTTVNTIAIVELDVEDVTDFPLNPICLPSPSSSAPHQSSKFLYLTGFTDENRVLQKVIYKIQYLDESVCDEFYNRVGLPTRNSQPTSYVCGYATRNGSTHCAWDNGMALVSNASEGIFYLLGFGVRGPGCAAPARFIDVFPFLPWIAATTTEPEEMYDAPDYGHSVDQLEPI
- the LOC118279086 gene encoding clotting factor B isoform X1 — encoded protein: MRRTLTGTLVLLFLAVETSATRCDEATTAQVAEGNFGQSGVFNWLGVLKVQSYDNKKVTTALTGIVLVTAKHVLANADDVVRIPRHLFESNTKAMFMPAKGVEWTAPAKSYSTHPEYEYTTVNTIAIVELDVEDVTDFPLNPICLPSPSSSAPHQSSKFLYLTGFTDENRVLQKVIYKIQYLDESVCDEFYNRVGLPTRNSQPTSYVCGYATRNGSTHCAWDNGMALVSNASEGIFYLLGFGVRGPGCAAPARFIDVFPFLPWIAATTTEPEEMYDAPDYGHSVDQLEPI